A part of Gambusia affinis linkage group LG19, SWU_Gaff_1.0, whole genome shotgun sequence genomic DNA contains:
- the LOC122821785 gene encoding transcription factor Sox-8 codes for MLKMTEEHEKSLNDQPCSPSGTNSSMSQDESDSDAPSSPTGSDGHGSLLSGLGKKLDSEDDERFPACIRDAVSQVLKGYDWSLVPMPVRGNGSLKNKPHVKRPMNAFMVWAQAARRKLADQYPHLHNAELSKTLGKLWRLLSESEKRPFVDEAERLRVQHKKDHPDYKYQPRRRKNVKPGQSDSDSGAELAHHMYKAEPGMGGLAGMPDGHHHPEHAGQPHGPPTPPTTPKTELHHGVKQDLKHEGRRLADSSRQNIDFSNVDINELSTDVISNMETFDVHEFDQYLPLNGPASGSAALSSDHSHGPVPVPGSSYASSYGSGISSWSRKCGMSSTSPPAGEVGQHRLHIKTEQLSPSHYSEHSHGSPSHSDYSSYSSQACVTSATSAASGAASFSSSQCDYTDLQSSNYYSPYSGYPSSLYQYPYFHSSRRPYSSPILNSLSMAPAHSPTAPSWDQPVYTTLSRP; via the exons ATGTTAAAAATGACAGAGGAGCACGAAAAGTCTCTCAACGACCAGCCGTGCAGTCCATCAGGGACAAACAGCTCCATGTCTCAGGACGAGTCCGACTCCGACGCGCCGTCCTCGCCTACGGGCTCCGACGGTCACGGATCCCTGCTCAGCGGTTTGGGAAAGAAGCTGGACTCCGAGGACGATGAGCGCTTCCCAGCCTGCATACGGGACGCGGTCTCGCAGGTCCTTAAGGGATACGATTGGTCCCTGGTCCCGATGCCAGTACGAGGGAACGGATCTCTGAAGAACAAACCGCACGTCAAGAGACCCATGAATGCGTTCATGGTGTGGGCACAGGCGGCCCGCAGGAAGCTGGCTGATCAGTACCCACATCTGCACAATGCTGAGCTGAGCAAGACACTGGGAAAACTCTGGCg CCTGCTTTCTGAAAGTGAGAAGAGGCCCTTCGTAGATGAAGCAGAGCGACTGAGGGTTCAGCACAAAAAAGATCATCCAGACTATAAGTACCAGCCACGGCGACGGAAGAATGTGAAACCAGGGCAGAGCGACTCAGATTCAGGGGCAGAGTTGGCACATCACATGTACAAAGCTGAGCCAGGGATGGGGGGGCTGGCAGGAATGCCTGATGGACACCACCACCCTGAACATGCAG GGCAGCCTCATGGACCACCTACACCACCCACCACCCCCAAAACAGAGCTCCACCATGGAGTTAAGCAGGACCTGAAGCATGAAGGCCGCCGCCTTGCCGACAGCAGCAGGCAGAATATTGACTTCAGCAATGTGGACATCAACGAGCTGAGCACTGATGTCATCAGCAACATGGAGACCTTTGATGTTCATGAGTTTGACCAGTACCTCCCGCTGAATGGCCCCGCGTCGGGCTCCGCTGCCTTATCCTCAGATCACAGTCATGGGCCGGTTCCAGTCCCCGGCAGCTCCTACGCTTCCTCGTACGGCAGTGGTATTTCATCCTGGAGCCGAAAGTGCGGCATGTCCTCCACTTCTCCCCCCGCCGGCGAGGTCGGCCAGCACCGCCTCcacataaaaacagagcagctgagCCCCAGCCACTACAGTGAGCACTCCCATGGGTCGCCGTCGCACTCTGATTACAGCTCCTACAGCAGCCAAGCCTGCGTCACCTCGGCCACTTCAGCCGCCTCGGGTGCTGCGTCTTTCTCCAGCTCCCAGTGTGACTATACCGACCTGCAGAGCTCTAACTATTACAGTCCTTACTCTGGCTACCCCTCCAGCCTCTATCAGTACCCCTACTTCCACTCATCTAGGCGGCCCTACAGCAGCCCGATCCTGAATAGTCTATCCATGGCTCCGGCCCACAGTCCCACTGCCCCCAGTTGGGACCAGCCCGTCTACACCACTCTGTCTCGACCTTAA